A window of the Chrysemys picta bellii isolate R12L10 chromosome 24, ASM1138683v2, whole genome shotgun sequence genome harbors these coding sequences:
- the FZD2 gene encoding frizzled-2, with the protein MRPSSVLHRLASLLLWLNVLGLGRGQFHGEKGISIPDHGFCQPISIPLCTDIAYNQTIMPNLLGHTNQEDAGLEVHQFYPLVKVQCSPELKFFLCSMYAPVCTVLEQAIPPCRSICERARQGCEALMNKFGFQWPERLRCENFPRHGAEQICVGQNHSEDGGSPALLTSPAPLPGQGTPGAPRYATPEHPFYCPRALQVPSYLNYKFLGEKDCAAPCEPARGDGHMFFSQEEVRFARLWILVWSVLCCASTFFTVTTYLVDMQRFRYPERPIIFLSGCYTMVSVAYIAGFVLQERVVCNERFQEDGYRTVVQGTKKEGCTILFMMLYFFSMASSIWWVILSLTWFLAAGMKWGHEAIEANSQYFHLAAWAVPAVKTITILAMGQVDGDLLSGVCFVGLHSLDPLRGFVLAPLFVYLFIGTSFLLAGFVSLFRIRTIMKHGGTKTEKLERLMVRIGVFSVLYTVPATIVIACYFYEQAFREHWERSWVSQHCKSLAIPCPLHYAPRMTPDFTVYMIKYLMTLIVGITSGFWIWSGKTLHSWRKFYTRLTHSRHGETTV; encoded by the coding sequence ATGCGCCCGTCCAGCGTCCTGCACCGCTTGGCCTCGCTACTGCTGTGGCTGAACGTGCTGGGCCTGGGCCGGGGCCAGTTCCATGGGGAGAAGGGCATCTCCATCCCGGACCACGGCTTCTGCCAGCCCATCTCCATCCCGCTCTGCACCGACATCGCCTACAACCAGACCATCATGCCCAACCTGCTGGGCCACACCAACCAGGAGGACGCGGGGCTGGAGGTGCACCAGTTCTACCCGCTGGTCAAGGTGCAGTGCTCGCCCGAGCTCAAGTTCTTCCTGTGCTCCATGTACGCGCCGGTGTGCACGGTGCTGGAGCAGGCCATCCCGCCCTGCCGCTCCATCTGCGAGCGGGCGCGCCAGGGCTGCGAGGCGCTCATGAACAAGTTCGGCTTCCAGTGGCCCGAGCGCCTGCGCTGCGAGAACTTCCCCCGCCACGGGGCCGAGCAGATCTGCGTGGGGCAGAACCACTCGGAGGACGGCGGCTCCCCGGCGCTGCTCACCAGCCCGGCGCCGCTGCCCGGCCAGGGCACCCCGGGCGCGCCGCGCTACGCCACGCCGGAGCACCCGTTCTACTGCCCGCGGGCGCTGCAGGTGCCCAGCTACCTCAACTACAAGTTCCTGGGCGAGAAGGACTGCGCGGCGCCCTGCGAGCCGGCCCGCGGCGACGGCCACATGTTCttcagccaggaggaggtgcgCTTCGCCCGGCTCTGGATTCTGGTCTGGTCCGTGCTCTGCTGCGCCTCCACCTTCTTCACGGTCACCACCTACCTGGTGGACATGCAGCGGTTCCGCTACCCGGAGCGGCCCATCATCTTCCTGTCGGGCTGCTACACCATGGTGTCGGTGGCCTACATCGCGGGCTTCGTGCTGCAGGAGCGCGTGGTGTGCAACGAGCGGTTCCAGGAGGACGGGTACCGCACGGTGGTGCAGGGCACCAAGAAGGAGGGCTGCACCATCCTCTTCATGATGCTCTACTTCTTCAGCATGGCCAGCTCCATCTGGTGGGTCATCCTGTCCCTCACCTGGTTCCTGGCCGCCGGCATGAAGTGGGGCCACGAGGCCATCGAGGCCAACTCGCAGTACTTCCACCTGGCCGCCTGGGCCGTGCCGGCCGTCAAGaccatcaccatcctggccaTGGGGCAGGTGGACGGGGACCTGCTGAGCGGGGTCTGCTTCGTGGGGCTGCACAGCCTGGACCCGCTGCGCGGCTTCGTGCTGGCCCCGCTCTTCGTCTACCTCTTCATCGGCACCTCCTTCCTGCTGGCCGGCTTCGTCTCGCTCTTCCGCATCCGCACCATCATGAAGCACGGCGGCACCAAGACCGAGAAGCTGGAGCGGCTCATGGTGCGCATCGGGGTCTTCAGCGTCCTCTACACCGTGCCCGCCACCATCGTCATCGCCTGCTACTTCTACGAGCAGGCTTTCCGCGAGCACTGGGAGCGCAGCTGGGTCAGCCAGCACTGCAAGAGCCTGGCCATCCCCTGCCCGCTGCACTACGCGCCGCGCATGACCCCCGACTTCACCGTCTACATGATCAAGTACCTCATGACCCTCATCGTGGGCATCACCTCGGGCTTCTGGATCTGGTCCGGCAAGACGCTGCACTCCTGGCGGAAGTTCTACACCCGCCTCACCCACAGCCGGCACGGCGAGACCACGGTGTGA